One window of Pocillopora verrucosa isolate sample1 chromosome 9, ASM3666991v2, whole genome shotgun sequence genomic DNA carries:
- the LOC131775622 gene encoding neurofilament heavy polypeptide yields MIKIALLFVCLALTEGRNIQRFAREESGNTTATDLKDVTGSADDAPEVSEFQADLVAPASGPKPLEAKYTIRVKPKLKDGVPQIQEIRIMPPRSNSTKGYVKPMMVLKQNITKPLIENIEIDVPEKGVKYSSKPSVEVIEGNHKERMRVTKGEAVVESAAQKSEMNSKDEQDKPQDQVASQNTTQISKKVSEPSASQNSTSPSTSQDASDKTTSQNATDSETSKDAPKQLNAKDATETNAASSPQTPASPPSAPSADHTAPQDQAPAFDSSSSQKEPQQPPSQDSTASTQTPAAPQSTPGLSQNAPQQSPSKDSAASTQTPAAPQKTPSADQAVPQTQSPAQAVQAAPAASAYSQPAPVVSAPPAPAPAAYYSAPQTCSDHSVCRIYPDDRCRETWLQTNCRLKCRLCSK; encoded by the exons atgataaaaatcgCCCTGTTATTCGTGTGCTTAGCCCTAACCGAGGGAAGAAATATCCAAAGATTTGCTCGAG aggaaagcGGGAACACCACAGCTACAGACCTCAAGGATGTAACAGGGAGTGCTGACGATGCCCCGGAGGTTTCCGAGTTCCAGGCGGACTTAGTCGCTCCTGCTTCGGGACCTAAGCCCCTCGAGGCAAAGTATACAATCAGAGTCAAGCCAAAGTTAAAAGATGGTGTCCCACAGATCCAGGAAATCCGCATCATGCCACCAAGAAGCAACTCCACCAAAGGATACGTTAAACCAATGATGGTGTTAAagcaaaatataacaaaaccCCTCATTGAAAATATCGAGATTGATGTTCCTGAAAAGGGAGTCAAGTATTCGTCAAAGCCAAGCGTGGAGGTCATCGAAGGAAACCATAAGGAGAGGATGAGGGTTACCAAAGGAGAAGCAGTTGTGGAAAGTGCTGCTCAGAAGTCTGAGATGAATTCTAAAG ATGAACAGGACAAACCCCAAGATCAGGTTGCTTCCcagaacacaacacaaataTCCAAGAAAGTATCAGAGCCGTCTGCCTCGCAGAATTCGACAAGTCCTTCGACTTCTCAGGATGCATCAGATAAAACGACCTCTCAAAATGCTACAGACTCAGAAACTTCCAAAGATGCACCTAAGCAGTTAAATGCAAAAGATGCAACGGAGACCAATGCTGCTAGTTCACCACAGACACCAGCTTCCCCTCCAAGCGCGCCTAGTGCCGATCACACAGCTCCTCAAGACCAGGCCCCTGCTTTTGATTCAAGCTCATCCCAAAAGGAACCTCAGCAGCCCCCCTCTCAGGATTCAACAGCCTCCACTCAGACTCCAGCTGCCCCTCAGAGCACGCCAGGGTTATCCCAAAATGCACCTCAGCAGTCGCCCTCCAAGGATTCCGCGGCGTCCACCCAGACTCCAGCTGCTCCTCAAAAAACACCCAGCGCTGACCAGGCAGTTCCTCAAACCCAGTCACCAGCCCAGGCTGTGCAGGCTGCTCCTGCGGCATCAGCTTACTCGCAGCCAGCTCCAGTAGTCTCAGCCCCTCCAGCCCCCGCTCCAGCTGCCTATTACAGCG CACCTCAAACTTGCTCTGACCACAGCGTGTGTAGAATTTATCCTGATGACCGCTGCAGGGAAACATGGCTGCAGACCAACTGCAGGCTCAAGTGCAGACTCTGTTCGAAGTAA